The Saccharothrix variisporea genome has a segment encoding these proteins:
- a CDS encoding RICIN domain-containing protein, producing MSVSLLPATASPPGASAATQATFYVSPNGNDSDPGTITAPFKTVQRARDAVRTINATMTGDIQVYLRGGNYQLGSAIDFTPADSGTNGYRVLYSAYPNETPVLSGGVAVTGWTQHSGNIWKAPLTRANKLRALYVNDKRAVMATKTISSQGCYGTYNVTAGQAPWAWESGSQCDGAKYGLGDLPAISRNPDDVEIETATTWQTAIVGVRQVTTSSDGSGRVALFQQPGGAIAAGAFNGNFQTGGSHKFMNAYEFLDSPGEFYFDRAAQTVYYYKNNSDDMATASVYAPNNLSTLIRVAGTSTTNHVRNITFSGITVQHSDWNLFTVAGSAFKQAQQGPLGNTAYAKGNFHVYYYRNVDTAPGAVQVENADNIAFLRNRVQHTGVDGINLVNDVQNVQVIGNYTNDIAGSAINVGHPQHVYIGDHTSSNREKYTAQVEGLPKNIEIKNNYLYDSAVLFNGHSPISAFFVDTLTIQHNRIEKAPWNGITMGWGWWNFDGSSGSIAPNRPTTTARNNNISYNHIIDTVQRLNDTAPIYTLGAQPNTSITNNYLQGVPSGHKYGLHPDEGSAYITFRDNVLSVDKNVTWMINSDDFGRKHDLTITQTYGPINKVSNKNLPNSTIQDILVYSDYVWPAPAHSIAVNSGLEDAYRDIIPASNLSLPDYVLPDSTFVGSGTASIPIRSTGDATKTLWLAPLGTTTFAVGPTMTRAAGTATTIEVPTTSGDYRLYVVNAQGTRSAESKSLARRQGGGTTQGVTIVGGQSGRCVDISGASTTNGTQAQLWDCHGGTNQRFTYTAGKQLQVYGNKCLDANNQGTTNGTTVVIWDCNSQTNQQWNVNANGTITGVQSGLCLDASGAATANGTKIILWTCGGGANQQWTLRS from the coding sequence GTGTCCGTGTCCCTGCTGCCGGCCACCGCGAGCCCACCCGGTGCCTCGGCCGCCACGCAGGCGACGTTCTACGTGTCCCCCAACGGCAACGACTCCGACCCCGGGACGATCACCGCGCCGTTCAAGACCGTGCAGCGCGCCCGGGACGCCGTCCGCACGATCAACGCCACCATGACCGGGGACATCCAGGTCTACCTGCGCGGCGGCAACTACCAGCTCGGCAGCGCCATCGACTTCACCCCCGCCGACTCCGGCACGAACGGGTACCGGGTCCTCTACTCCGCCTACCCGAATGAGACGCCCGTGCTCAGCGGCGGCGTCGCGGTGACCGGCTGGACCCAGCACAGCGGCAACATCTGGAAAGCGCCGCTCACCCGCGCGAACAAGCTGCGTGCGCTCTACGTCAACGACAAGCGCGCTGTCATGGCCACCAAGACGATCAGCTCGCAAGGCTGCTACGGCACCTACAACGTCACCGCCGGCCAGGCGCCCTGGGCGTGGGAGTCGGGCTCGCAGTGCGACGGCGCCAAGTACGGCCTCGGCGACCTGCCCGCCATCTCCCGCAACCCCGACGACGTCGAGATCGAGACCGCGACGACGTGGCAGACGGCCATCGTGGGCGTCCGGCAGGTCACCACGAGCAGCGACGGCTCCGGCCGCGTCGCGCTGTTCCAGCAACCCGGCGGGGCCATCGCCGCGGGGGCGTTCAACGGCAACTTCCAGACCGGCGGCAGCCACAAGTTCATGAACGCCTACGAGTTCCTGGACTCGCCGGGCGAGTTCTACTTCGACCGGGCCGCCCAGACGGTCTACTACTACAAGAACAACTCGGACGACATGGCGACGGCGTCGGTCTACGCGCCGAACAACCTGTCCACCTTGATCCGGGTCGCCGGCACGTCCACGACCAACCACGTCCGCAACATCACCTTCTCCGGCATCACCGTGCAGCACTCGGACTGGAACCTCTTCACCGTGGCCGGCAGCGCGTTCAAGCAGGCCCAGCAGGGTCCGTTGGGCAACACGGCGTACGCGAAGGGCAACTTCCACGTCTACTACTACCGGAACGTCGACACCGCGCCGGGCGCCGTCCAGGTGGAGAACGCCGACAACATCGCCTTCCTCCGCAACCGCGTGCAGCACACCGGTGTGGACGGCATCAACCTGGTCAACGACGTGCAGAACGTGCAGGTGATCGGCAACTACACCAACGACATCGCCGGTTCAGCGATCAACGTCGGCCACCCGCAGCACGTCTACATCGGCGACCACACGTCGTCCAACCGCGAGAAGTACACCGCGCAGGTCGAAGGGCTGCCGAAGAACATCGAGATCAAGAACAACTACCTCTACGACAGCGCGGTGTTGTTCAACGGGCACAGCCCCATCTCGGCGTTCTTCGTCGACACGCTGACCATCCAGCACAACCGGATCGAGAAGGCCCCGTGGAACGGCATCACCATGGGCTGGGGCTGGTGGAACTTCGACGGCTCGTCGGGCTCCATCGCCCCCAACCGCCCGACCACCACGGCCCGGAACAACAACATCAGCTACAACCACATCATCGACACCGTCCAACGCCTCAACGACACCGCCCCCATCTACACGCTGGGCGCGCAGCCGAACACGTCGATCACCAACAACTACCTGCAGGGCGTCCCGTCCGGCCACAAGTACGGGCTGCACCCGGACGAGGGGTCGGCGTACATCACGTTCCGCGACAACGTCCTGAGCGTGGACAAGAACGTCACGTGGATGATCAACTCCGACGACTTCGGCCGCAAGCACGACCTGACCATCACGCAGACCTACGGGCCGATCAACAAGGTGTCCAACAAGAACCTGCCGAACAGCACCATCCAGGACATCCTCGTCTACTCGGACTACGTGTGGCCCGCGCCGGCGCACAGCATCGCCGTGAACTCGGGCCTGGAGGACGCCTACCGGGACATCATCCCGGCGAGCAACCTGTCCCTGCCCGACTACGTGCTGCCGGACAGCACGTTCGTGGGCTCCGGCACGGCGTCCATCCCGATCCGCAGCACCGGCGACGCCACAAAAACCCTGTGGCTGGCTCCCCTCGGCACCACCACCTTCGCCGTCGGCCCGACCATGACCAGGGCAGCAGGCACGGCGACGACCATCGAGGTACCGACAACGTCGGGTGACTACCGCCTCTACGTCGTGAACGCACAGGGCACCCGATCCGCCGAGTCGAAGTCCCTGGCAAGGCGCCAGGGCGGCGGCACCACACAGGGCGTCACGATCGTGGGCGGCCAGTCCGGCCGCTGCGTGGACATCAGCGGCGCAAGCACCACCAACGGCACCCAGGCGCAGCTGTGGGACTGCCACGGCGGCACCAACCAGCGCTTCACGTACACGGCAGGCAAGCAACTGCAGGTGTACGGCAACAAGTGCCTGGACGCCAACAACCAGGGCACGACCAACGGCACGACGGTCGTGATCTGGGACTGCAACAGCCAGACCAACCAACAGTGGAACGTGAACGCCAACGGGACGATCACCGGCGTCCAGTCCGGCCTCTGCCTTGACGCCTCCGGGGCAGCGACCGCGAACGGCACGAAGATCATCCTGTGGACCTGCGGGGGCGGCGCCAACCAGCAGTGGACCCTGCGCAGCTAA
- a CDS encoding ATP-binding protein — MRRRDGVSEAWHGRWFRTSSPVLIDRAEHLAALREAAARRPAVVLLEGESGVGKSRLVAELLAGDLGGVLPLVGHCQQVGEPFSYGALLEALRGAGPGLARQRSLNPVIGALAPLLPEIAADLPPPLPPLGDPRAERHRLFRAVRELLAALGPALLLVEDLHWADDGTRQLLRFLAGGPPSTLSMVLTYRREDLQGSPLGAEFRSAAGGLVAVLELEPFDVDGVRRLTEAILGTPGVSADFAALLHERTAGIPFVVEETLRALRDPAGAVQAGSARAKRLLDAVKVPVLLRDAMADRLATLPADTVRLVEAAAVLGTPAPAGLLAEVGGVPEHRSRTALAHAVDGHVLHEVDDLGYGFRHMLARQAVYDTITAPERAALHDRAVDALEHVEPRPLVQLAEHSERAGRAAAWLAHGEAAADRAIDSGDAATATTLLHRLLAAPTLPAEVVDRLAIKLGRIANTGLDQRDPTETLERLLVDPRLATSVRGEVRLYRALLLLRRLGHIREGRAELERAIGEMSDRPDLVARATAALSMPYLGTPPPDELAHWWRHTQTHRATATGELRIALLANELGSRLHQGYLAWLDEVPEHADTLGGQQHLARLRCNVADACVWLGHLDVGTRFLHDGLRLAARSGAPFVVSTGRTTEARLEWITGRWAGLARRASGLIEEYRDVTSMASELELVLGWLADARGDRDTAAAHFARTGAHDPDDAILPVAISGTAGLASIHLEAGAAAEAAAEVDRGLAAVRRTGSWPWVGPLAPVAIAAYSAVGRTAEAARLVDEISEGLADRDAPAVLAALAQCRGALASRTEAVGHFREAAERYEAMPAPYYAALAREREAAVLTPSVEAVELLRTCAETFDALGATKAAARCRHKLHALGRATPTRRGRRGYGNDLSPREAEISRLVAAGRTNREIAEQLFLSSRTVEQHVARLFRKLGIRSRTELRANRPGQ; from the coding sequence ATGAGGCGACGAGACGGTGTCTCGGAGGCGTGGCACGGCCGCTGGTTCCGCACCAGCTCACCGGTCCTGATCGACCGCGCCGAGCACCTGGCCGCGCTGCGGGAGGCCGCGGCGCGACGGCCCGCGGTCGTGCTGCTCGAAGGCGAGTCGGGGGTGGGCAAGAGCCGGCTGGTCGCCGAGCTGCTCGCCGGGGACCTCGGCGGGGTCCTGCCGCTGGTCGGGCACTGCCAGCAGGTCGGCGAGCCGTTCTCCTACGGCGCGTTGCTGGAGGCGCTGCGGGGCGCGGGACCCGGGCTGGCGCGGCAGCGGTCGTTGAACCCGGTGATCGGGGCGCTGGCCCCGCTGCTGCCCGAGATCGCCGCCGACCTGCCGCCGCCCCTGCCGCCACTGGGCGACCCGCGGGCGGAACGGCACCGGCTGTTCCGGGCCGTGCGGGAGCTGCTCGCCGCCCTCGGGCCGGCGTTGTTGCTGGTCGAGGACCTGCACTGGGCCGACGACGGCACCCGGCAACTGCTGCGCTTCCTGGCGGGCGGCCCGCCGTCCACGCTGAGCATGGTGCTCACGTACCGGCGGGAGGACCTGCAAGGCAGCCCGCTCGGCGCGGAGTTCCGGTCGGCCGCCGGCGGCCTGGTCGCGGTGCTGGAGCTGGAGCCGTTCGACGTGGACGGCGTGCGGCGGCTGACCGAGGCCATCCTCGGCACGCCCGGGGTGTCGGCGGACTTCGCGGCCCTGCTGCACGAGCGCACCGCGGGCATCCCGTTCGTCGTCGAGGAGACCCTGCGCGCCCTGCGCGACCCGGCGGGCGCGGTGCAGGCCGGCAGCGCGCGGGCCAAGCGCCTGCTCGACGCGGTCAAGGTCCCCGTCCTGCTGCGTGACGCCATGGCCGACCGGCTGGCCACCCTGCCCGCCGACACGGTCCGGTTGGTCGAGGCGGCGGCGGTGCTCGGCACCCCCGCGCCCGCGGGCCTGCTCGCCGAGGTGGGCGGCGTCCCGGAACACCGCTCCCGGACCGCGCTGGCGCACGCCGTGGACGGGCACGTGCTGCACGAGGTGGACGACCTGGGCTACGGCTTCCGGCACATGCTGGCCCGCCAAGCCGTCTACGACACCATCACCGCCCCCGAGCGCGCCGCCCTGCACGACCGGGCCGTGGACGCGCTGGAGCACGTCGAGCCGCGCCCCCTGGTCCAGTTGGCCGAGCACAGCGAGCGCGCGGGCCGCGCGGCGGCCTGGCTGGCGCACGGCGAGGCGGCGGCGGACCGGGCCATCGACTCCGGCGACGCGGCCACGGCGACCACGCTGCTGCACCGCCTGCTGGCCGCGCCCACGCTGCCCGCCGAGGTGGTGGACCGGCTGGCGATCAAGCTCGGCCGCATCGCCAACACCGGCCTGGACCAGCGCGACCCCACGGAGACGCTGGAGCGCCTGCTGGTCGACCCGCGCCTGGCCACGTCCGTCCGCGGCGAGGTGCGGCTGTACCGGGCACTGCTGCTGCTCCGCCGACTCGGCCACATCCGCGAGGGCCGGGCCGAGTTGGAACGCGCCATCGGCGAAATGTCCGACCGCCCCGACCTCGTCGCCCGCGCCACCGCCGCGCTGTCCATGCCCTACCTGGGCACCCCGCCACCCGACGAACTGGCCCACTGGTGGCGGCACACCCAGACCCACCGCGCCACCGCCACCGGCGAACTGCGCATCGCCCTGCTGGCCAACGAGCTCGGCTCCCGCCTGCACCAGGGCTACCTGGCCTGGCTGGACGAGGTCCCCGAGCACGCGGACACCCTCGGCGGCCAACAGCACCTCGCTCGACTGCGGTGCAACGTCGCCGACGCCTGCGTGTGGCTGGGCCACCTCGACGTGGGCACCCGCTTCCTGCACGACGGCCTGCGGCTGGCGGCCCGCAGCGGGGCCCCGTTCGTGGTCAGCACCGGCCGCACCACCGAGGCGCGGCTGGAGTGGATCACCGGCCGGTGGGCGGGGTTGGCGCGGCGGGCGAGCGGTCTGATCGAGGAGTACCGGGACGTGACCAGCATGGCGTCCGAACTGGAACTGGTGCTGGGCTGGCTGGCGGACGCCCGCGGTGACCGCGACACGGCGGCAGCGCACTTCGCCCGAACCGGCGCGCACGACCCGGACGACGCGATCCTCCCGGTGGCGATCAGCGGCACGGCGGGCCTGGCCTCGATCCACCTGGAGGCCGGGGCGGCAGCCGAAGCGGCGGCGGAGGTGGACCGGGGCTTGGCGGCCGTGCGACGGACAGGCTCGTGGCCGTGGGTGGGCCCGCTCGCGCCGGTGGCGATCGCCGCCTACTCGGCGGTCGGCCGGACCGCCGAGGCGGCACGACTGGTGGACGAGATCTCCGAAGGCCTCGCCGACCGCGACGCGCCTGCTGTGCTCGCCGCGCTGGCGCAGTGCCGTGGAGCGCTGGCTTCACGCACGGAAGCCGTGGGGCACTTCAGGGAAGCCGCCGAACGCTACGAGGCAATGCCCGCGCCTTATTACGCCGCTCTGGCAAGGGAACGCGAAGCAGCGGTGCTGACACCGTCCGTCGAGGCCGTAGAACTGCTCAGGACCTGCGCGGAGACGTTCGACGCACTAGGCGCGACAAAAGCCGCCGCCCGATGCCGCCACAAACTCCACGCCCTGGGCCGCGCCACGCCAACCCGGCGGGGCCGGCGCGGCTACGGCAACGACCTGTCCCCACGGGAGGCCGAGATCTCCCGGCTGGTCGCGGCGGGCCGGACCAACCGGGAGATCGCCGAGCAGTTGTTCCTGTCCTCCCGGACAGTCGAACAACACGTGGCCCGCCTGTTCCGCAAGCTGGGCATCCGCTCGCGGACCGAACTGCGCGCCAACCGCCCGGGTCAGTAG
- a CDS encoding S8 family serine peptidase produces the protein MSTSHGRGKRMAGLCAGIALALALNGVGVVQAAEGRVLGAGAPGAIEDSYIVALDDAPAARAAVSAQADGLAERYHGQVAQVYSAALRGFSVRMTERQARRLAADPAVRHVEQNSVAHATETWGLDRVDQRDLPLDNAFTAPNDGSGVKAYVLDTGIDFTHPDFEGRATSGYDFIDNDSDASDCHGHGTHVGGTIGSKTYGVAKNVELVAVRVLDCNASGPWDKIIAGIDWVTRNAPTAAVGNMSLGGSRTTTVDTAVTNSVKAGVAWAVAAGNAGQNACNYSPAAAEGVLTVGASDSADKRSVWSSNSASNYGSCVELFAPGTTITSTTRGGGTGQMSGTSMATPHVAGALALATSADPAISVTDANAKVLDTATTNKVSDPKDSPNRLLYVDDLGTRDPGAPKAAFTATCSSTTPSCAFDASASSDPDGTISSYAWEFGDGTTGTGVKPAHTYGTAGAYTAKLTVTDNSGKTATTSRRVQAGPQPPTASFTVYCYQARCDFDATASSDPDGDIATYTWTFGDGTTGTGVKPQHVYPSRTATYTAQLVVTDRTGGKGSTTKQIQCTVYGTLTFCFGQYY, from the coding sequence ATGTCCACCTCACACGGGCGAGGCAAGCGCATGGCCGGTCTGTGCGCCGGCATCGCCCTCGCGTTGGCGCTCAACGGCGTCGGTGTCGTACAAGCGGCCGAGGGCCGGGTACTGGGTGCGGGCGCTCCGGGCGCCATCGAAGACAGCTACATCGTGGCCCTGGACGACGCACCGGCTGCCCGCGCGGCGGTGTCGGCGCAGGCCGACGGCCTTGCCGAGCGGTACCACGGGCAGGTCGCGCAGGTCTACTCCGCCGCGTTGCGCGGCTTCTCGGTGCGCATGACCGAACGGCAGGCCCGGCGGCTGGCCGCGGACCCGGCGGTGCGGCACGTCGAGCAGAACTCGGTGGCGCACGCGACCGAGACGTGGGGCCTGGACCGCGTCGACCAGCGGGACCTGCCGCTGGACAACGCCTTCACCGCGCCGAACGACGGCTCCGGCGTCAAGGCCTACGTGCTCGACACCGGCATCGACTTCACCCACCCCGACTTCGAGGGCCGCGCGACCAGCGGCTACGACTTCATCGACAACGACAGCGACGCCAGTGACTGCCACGGCCACGGCACCCACGTCGGCGGCACGATCGGCAGCAAGACCTACGGCGTGGCCAAGAACGTCGAACTGGTCGCGGTCCGGGTGCTGGACTGCAACGCCAGCGGCCCGTGGGACAAGATCATCGCGGGCATCGACTGGGTCACCCGGAACGCCCCCACCGCGGCCGTGGGCAACATGAGCCTCGGCGGCAGCCGCACCACGACCGTCGACACGGCCGTCACCAACTCGGTCAAGGCGGGTGTGGCGTGGGCCGTCGCGGCGGGCAACGCGGGGCAGAACGCCTGCAACTACAGCCCGGCCGCCGCCGAGGGCGTGTTGACGGTCGGCGCGTCGGACAGCGCGGACAAGCGCAGCGTGTGGAGCAGCAACTCGGCGTCCAACTACGGCAGCTGCGTCGAACTGTTCGCACCCGGCACCACCATCACCTCCACGACCAGGGGCGGCGGCACCGGCCAGATGAGCGGCACGTCCATGGCGACCCCGCACGTGGCCGGCGCCTTGGCCCTGGCGACCAGCGCCGACCCGGCCATCTCGGTCACCGACGCCAACGCCAAGGTGCTCGACACGGCGACCACCAACAAGGTCTCCGACCCGAAGGACTCACCCAACCGCCTGCTCTACGTGGACGACCTCGGCACCCGCGACCCGGGCGCACCCAAGGCCGCCTTCACCGCGACCTGCTCGTCCACGACCCCGTCCTGCGCGTTCGACGCGTCGGCCTCCTCCGACCCGGACGGCACGATCTCCTCCTACGCCTGGGAGTTCGGCGACGGAACGACCGGCACCGGCGTCAAGCCCGCCCACACCTACGGCACGGCCGGCGCCTACACGGCCAAGCTGACGGTCACCGACAACAGCGGCAAGACCGCCACCACGTCGAGGCGAGTGCAAGCCGGCCCACAGCCCCCGACGGCCTCCTTCACCGTGTACTGCTACCAGGCCAGGTGCGACTTCGACGCCACCGCGTCGAGCGACCCGGACGGCGACATCGCCACCTACACCTGGACCTTCGGCGACGGGACGACCGGCACCGGCGTCAAGCCCCAACACGTCTACCCGAGCCGGACCGCCACCTACACCGCCCAGCTCGTCGTGACCGACCGGACCGGCGGCAAGGGCAGCACCACCAAGCAGATCCAGTGCACCGTGTACGGCACCCTGACCTTCTGCTTCGGCCAGTACTACTGA
- a CDS encoding MarR family winged helix-turn-helix transcriptional regulator: MSPKPPHPAEDVTQHVGYLLKRAQAALRAAMDKVLREHGLTVPQYATLELLALNPGMSNADLARATFVTRQSGNVVLRGLQDAGLITRNATADHGRALPAHLTDEGRARLAEVQAAVYAVERRMVEAVPPQRMAALLADLDRIATALEQPPAQ; encoded by the coding sequence ATGTCGCCGAAGCCGCCCCACCCCGCCGAGGACGTGACCCAGCACGTCGGCTACCTGCTCAAACGCGCCCAAGCCGCCCTGCGCGCCGCGATGGACAAGGTGCTGCGCGAACACGGCCTGACCGTGCCGCAGTACGCCACTCTGGAACTCCTGGCCCTGAACCCGGGCATGTCCAACGCCGACCTCGCCCGCGCCACGTTCGTCACCCGGCAGTCGGGCAACGTCGTCCTGCGCGGCCTCCAGGACGCGGGACTGATCACCCGCAACGCCACCGCCGACCACGGCCGCGCCCTGCCCGCCCACCTCACCGACGAAGGCCGCGCGCGCCTGGCCGAGGTGCAGGCCGCCGTCTACGCCGTCGAACGGCGGATGGTCGAGGCCGTCCCGCCGCAACGCATGGCCGCGCTGCTGGCCGACCTCGACCGCATCGCGACAGCCCTGGAGCAGCCTCCCGCGCAATAG
- a CDS encoding VOC family protein, producing MSITTDRPAIDGPSFVALQVRDLEAAALFCEEHLGLRRAAVSPPHAVVFDTKPTPFALRAPLPGVDLGDIARPGLGVVMWFRTADAHALHDRLVAAGVEVLTPVTASPFGPMFSFVGPEGYVLTAHGG from the coding sequence ATGTCCATCACCACCGACCGTCCTGCCATCGACGGCCCGAGCTTCGTCGCCCTGCAAGTGCGGGACCTCGAAGCGGCGGCGCTGTTCTGCGAGGAGCACCTGGGTCTGCGCCGCGCCGCCGTCTCGCCGCCGCACGCGGTCGTGTTCGACACCAAGCCGACCCCGTTCGCCCTGCGCGCGCCCCTCCCGGGCGTCGACCTCGGCGACATCGCGCGGCCCGGCCTGGGCGTGGTGATGTGGTTCCGGACCGCGGACGCGCACGCGCTCCACGACCGGCTTGTCGCCGCCGGGGTCGAGGTGCTGACGCCGGTCACCGCGAGCCCCTTCGGGCCGATGTTCTCCTTCGTGGGGCCGGAGGGTTACGTGCTCACCGCGCACGGCGGCTGA
- a CDS encoding glycoside hydrolase family 27 protein yields the protein MFRNRWVKSRLTALVCALLVGLVVSPPAASAASGAAPITKPPMGWNSWNSFAGAIDANVIKQQTDALVASGMKDAGYEYVNIDEGWWKGTRDAGGNIVVDTVQWPGGMTAIVDYIHSKGLKAGIYTDAGRNGCGYYYPTGHPAYPGTGSEGHYDQDFLQFSRWGFDYVKVDWCGGNAEGLNARTQYTAISDSIARATAQTGRPMVFSICEWGGQQPWDWAPGISNLWRTSGDIIFWGERPAMSRVLTNFDSAQHASAQSPGHHNDPDMLIAGLPGFSDAQNRTHLSLWAISGAPLIAGNKLTEMTAATRATLTNREMIAIDQDPLGRQGTKVAEDAQGLQVYSKVLSGTGKRAVVLLNRTGSAATITARWSSLGLTGSATVRNVWTATDLGSFASGYSTSVPAGEAVLLTVTGTDGAPTGRQIVGAQSGRCVDVPNGGANGTQAQLWDCNGQPQQAFTYTATKQLTVNGKCLDAYNRGTTNGTQVVVWDCNGQTNQQWNVNSNGTITGVQSALCLDANGQGTTNGTKLILWSCNGQQNQQWTLR from the coding sequence ATGTTCCGCAACCGCTGGGTGAAGTCGCGGCTGACCGCACTGGTGTGCGCGCTGCTGGTCGGGCTGGTGGTCAGCCCACCGGCGGCGTCGGCCGCCTCCGGCGCGGCTCCGATCACGAAGCCGCCGATGGGCTGGAACTCCTGGAACAGCTTCGCCGGCGCGATCGACGCGAACGTGATCAAGCAGCAGACCGACGCGCTCGTGGCCTCCGGCATGAAGGACGCGGGCTACGAGTACGTCAACATCGACGAGGGCTGGTGGAAGGGCACCCGCGACGCCGGCGGCAACATCGTCGTCGACACCGTGCAGTGGCCCGGCGGGATGACGGCCATCGTGGACTACATCCACAGCAAGGGCCTGAAGGCGGGCATCTACACCGACGCCGGCCGCAACGGGTGCGGCTACTACTACCCGACCGGGCACCCCGCCTACCCCGGCACCGGCAGCGAAGGCCACTACGACCAGGACTTCCTCCAGTTCTCGCGGTGGGGCTTCGACTACGTGAAGGTCGACTGGTGCGGCGGCAACGCCGAAGGCCTGAACGCCCGCACCCAGTACACCGCCATCAGCGACTCCATCGCCCGCGCCACCGCGCAGACCGGCCGGCCGATGGTGTTCTCCATCTGCGAGTGGGGCGGCCAGCAGCCGTGGGACTGGGCGCCGGGCATCTCGAACCTGTGGCGCACCAGCGGTGACATCATCTTCTGGGGCGAGCGTCCGGCGATGTCGCGGGTGCTGACCAACTTCGACTCCGCGCAGCACGCGAGCGCGCAGAGCCCCGGCCACCACAACGACCCCGACATGCTCATCGCCGGCTTGCCCGGCTTCTCCGACGCCCAGAACCGCACGCACCTGAGCCTGTGGGCGATCTCGGGCGCGCCGCTGATCGCCGGCAACAAGCTCACCGAGATGACCGCCGCCACCCGGGCCACGCTGACCAACCGCGAGATGATCGCCATCGACCAGGACCCGTTGGGGCGGCAGGGGACCAAGGTCGCCGAGGACGCGCAAGGTCTCCAGGTGTACAGCAAGGTGTTGTCGGGCACGGGCAAGCGCGCGGTCGTCCTGCTCAACCGCACCGGTTCGGCCGCCACCATCACGGCCCGCTGGTCGTCGCTGGGCCTGACCGGGTCGGCCACCGTCCGCAACGTCTGGACCGCGACCGACCTCGGCAGCTTCGCGTCCGGTTACAGCACCTCGGTGCCGGCGGGGGAGGCCGTGCTGCTCACCGTCACCGGCACCGATGGTGCGCCGACCGGACGGCAGATCGTGGGCGCGCAGTCGGGTCGTTGCGTGGACGTGCCGAACGGGGGCGCCAACGGCACCCAGGCACAGCTGTGGGACTGCAACGGCCAGCCGCAGCAGGCGTTCACCTACACCGCCACCAAGCAGCTGACGGTCAACGGCAAGTGCCTCGACGCCTACAACCGCGGCACGACCAACGGCACGCAGGTCGTCGTCTGGGACTGCAACGGCCAGACCAACCAGCAGTGGAACGTCAACTCCAACGGCACGATCACCGGCGTCCAGTCCGCCCTCTGCCTCGACGCGAACGGCCAGGGCACCACGAACGGCACCAAGCTGATCCTGTGGTCCTGCAACGGCCAGCAGAACCAGCAGTGGACCCTGCGCTGA